The window TGAACGGGATCAAAATTCGGTAATAAACGTCGAGTGGCGGACAGTAATATACGGTTGCCTTTCATCATCTCTTCGTCGTGCATCTTCATTTCGGTCGACTATTtcaacatcatcatccataTTATCGCTCGCCTTCAATTCGGGAATCGGAACCTAAATAACCTGTTTCGAAGTGGGCTATATACATCGTATGGAAGTTACGGTGTTCATGACGCCAGCCATGTGAGGAAGATTAGGCTCGACACAAGCCCCTCGACGGACATCGCCGGTCTCCGACGAGGCTTGTGTCGAGCCTACTATTAGAGGAGGTTCCTTCTAATAAGCGGCAGTCATTCCCCTTGCAACGAGACGGAAAAGTGCTTGCTACGTACTTAAGTAAACGTATGCCTCCTAACAATGTCATCATTGCCAGCGTACATATCTCCAAAATCGGCAGTATCGATTGTAGTACGAACACGTGGGAATAGCAGCACAAACGGCGAAACGCTGGAAcaaaaaataagaataAATGAAATTATGCGGGAGCCGCCGATGATGGATCTGCTAAACGGCAAAATGATCTCTCATTCAACGTATACCATCTTGTCATAGATTTGTATTTTCCCTTCATTCTTTCTTCGACAACGGTAAAACGGCAAAGCCACCGTATATTCTTTTCGGTCGTGTAAAGTATATAAAGAACAGGTTAGCCCTTCCAAAGCAAGCATGCAATCGCATACTGCAAGCTGTCATACTAGAAAAAACATACAAGTGTTTCAAATTTCGCAAATCATGCTCAGGACTTTGAACTCGTCAAAGAGAATCCTTTTTCAACTACATTGTAGAGGAATACAGACTCATGCAGCTGGAGACACTACCGCTAAACTATCTCCATCTTCTATGATGGGCCAAATGGCTCGAAAAGAGCGCGAGGAAGGCAACGTAAGTTTTTGGGAAGGCGCGGCAAACTGCTGTTATTGCTTTATTGCTATCATTGCACGTGTGCAATGGGGGCTAACCTTGGTTATAGATCAGCTCTGTATTCGCTTCATTGTCAGGCGAAGGCGAGAAGCCGCTTCCTCCCCGCTTTGCTGAACTCAAACGCACCATCATTGGTGACGAAGCTAACCAGAGAAGGCTTGTCGCCGGATGGGGAAGGTTGACAAAGAGGTTAGCTGAGGTCGCTCAAGAGATTGAAGAGAAACAACAAGACGTACGTGTTACTTGCGTCCATTAGCATTGTTTTGTCATTTATTTGGCTAACGAATAACTAGATCATCCCTCAAACGACGTATGATGAGTTCATCAATGGTAGAAATGGAGATCTTACCACCCGTATTAAAAATTGCGGCGCAGTGATCATTAAAGAAGTAGTCGACCAACAAACAGCGCTCAAATGGCTTGAGGATGCCAAGGCATACATTGCAAAGAACCCTTCGGTGAAAGGTTTCCCGGAGAACGATAAACAGGTATTCGAGCTATAGTAAGTTTCTGCCAACTTGCGTTTGAAGCAAAGTTAATACGTCTCTAGCTGGTCGAAGACGCAATTATCTGCGCGCTCTCACCCTCGATCAATGGCAACCCAACGAGCCCTTCTCTCATTATTTTCCCATTCCCCAGATGCTCCAGTTTCTTTGCACATTCCTCTCACCTACGCCGACCGATTCCGCATCCGACATCCAGGAGATGCACAGTTTGCCCTTGGCCCTCATGCAGACGGAGGCAGTGTCGAAAGATGGGAGGATGAGACTTACCGAAAGGTGTACCAGAGCTGTTTGGAAGGTAAATGGGAGGAATACGATGCTTGGACTATTGGCGAGAGGGCTTTGGCCAAACAGAGCATGTACGAAGGTCCCGGAGCTGTAAGTGGTTTTCTTACTCAACCATGCCAATAGAATTAGCTGATACTATTGCAGTGTGGGATTTTCCGAGCCTTCCAAGGCTGGACATCCATGTCTGATACTGGTCCTACTGAGGGAACTTTGAAGGTCTACCCCCTCATCAGAGAACTTACGGCTTACACCATGATGCGACCTCTTTTCCGGTAAGTCCTTCCTTTCATTTCGGAGTACGGAGGTGGCTCATAATGCCTGAAGGGAGAAACAGTCTCGAGCAGAACTTTCTAGAGAGGAGTATCTTTCAGCCTCCAACTGGCAGCTTGATTTTGAGACTTCACGTTTCCCAAACTCGCCTATTGCTAGGAGCCAAGAATATAATGACCAAactcatcctcatctccaaTTGGACAGGACTATGGTCAGCATTCCGAGGGTTAAGCCTGGGGACCAAGCATGGTGGCATGGAGGTAAGTAATTCTGAAACCAGTTACCTAAAGTTGGCGCTAACTTTGCACTCAAAAGATATGATCCACGCAGTAGAGTCTATCCACCAAGGAAAAGGACCTTCGGCAGTCCTTTACATCCCTGCTGTCCCACTCACTCCCCACAACGTAGAATATATCCGTGACCAAAAACGTCTCTTTATGGAGGGACGGCCTGGGCCTGACTTTCCTGGTGGAGTGGGTGAAAGCCAGTTCATTGATAGAGGCAAGATCGAAGATATCGAAAGCATTGAAGGCAAACAAGCGTAAGTTATCTCTTACAATAGTTGATGAGAATGGCTGAGCTGAACGTCTTATAAAGCATGGGCCTGGAGCCGTTTGATGTCAGTGGTCAGCTTACCCCCGGGGAACGCCACGTACGGGAACAGGCGTAAGTCAACTCCCTACATGTACCTATGGTGCCGCAATTTTTCCACTAACAAACGAACTACTCAGAAACAAAATACTAGGCTTTTGAAACTGTAGGATGAATCAGCGCACACTTAAATGGATTGTAAATTAGCTTTTAAATGAATTGTAAATTAGCTTCACAAGATCGATAATTTGGATTGGCGGCATGCAGTTGTGttcaaaaaaaaaatgaaaagaCAAACATGGTCTTACAGCAGCAATTGGTCAATGCCAACAGCATAACTCAAGTATCTGATATTGACGTGACCATTTGTCTCCGCGAGTGGCCATAAAATGATCAACTTTGGATAATTTGATAAACCTTTTCGAGACTCTGATAATCTTCATATCATATCCTTGTACTGTATGACGATGATGCATGCGCTGAGTCCAGTCAATGCAATCCTTTGTCCCGACCAAGTTCTCGTGCGTTATCTACAAGCGATTCCAGAATAACTCAACGTTTTGAAACTAAAGCAAAGATAAATGAAACACTCTTTTGGGGGGTATATGACATATATATGCGCAGGTGCCTAAACTGTGTACGCGAACGAAAACAAAAAACataaaaaagaaaaaaaaagaaaaaagatTAGGAAAGAGACTATGAGGGGTGGACATAATATATCATACGTCTTGAGACCGTAATATGAACCAGATGAGATtaaaaaaaagaaaagtAAACATTTGACCAAGCTCGCGAAAGGCCTCTGGGTATAAGAGTTATCGATGCTATAGTTTCGTAGATTGGGCAACGCGGTTTATCGTATGCGTCCTTATACACTCTAATGTCTTCCTGGCCAGATCccaaaaaagaagggaagatgGGTATCGACGGTCCTGGTGGATATAAGATGAGATGCTTTCTAGAACGTCTAGATTCGTCCATCAAGGACGCCGCGAACGTCGTCAACGGTCGCGAGATCTGCAAGGAAGGGGCAGAGATCGGTCAATTCGCTGTCGTGGGGGTCGCTGAACCAAGTGGACACAGGGACGGCGTTGTTGGGGTGGAAGATGTAAGAGGCAGGTGAATTGTCAATGATGATGGAGTGTTGAATGTCTCGACCGAGTTGAGATAAATCCTGTAGGGATTGTTAATAAAAATCACCTGGAGATGATATTACATAAGTATAGGGACATACTTTGACATAATTTCCTTTATGGTTGTAGCAGCTTTCACGGAACAGACGATGGGCTACGACACGGTTCTCGTCAAGCATGTCAAGGACGGGATCAGCGTACTAAGCCACGTTAGCCCCAATCCAAAGTTTAATCTTTGCGCAAAGACTCACCTTGGACAAACTAGCAGTGAACACGACAATCTCATATAACTTTGCCATTTCTGTCAAAAAGTGGTCGACACCCGGTCGCTTGATGACATAAACGTTGTGCACTTGAGATTCAATCTCTACAGGTACAATGTAATCCGCTGTGGGCAGTTGCTGATTTTCGCCCTTAGCTTGCATCAACAAAGGCCACCACAATCTCGAAGACTCACCTTGAAACTACTGTGTAGCAGCGTTTCGTCGAGGTCAAGCACGAGACACTTTCGTCCATGATGCTTGGGGGCTATGGGGGGTAATAAAGGTGCAGGATTACCATTCTGATATGCGAAGCGGTTAGTTCGGCGTTTGATTTTAACCACTGACAAACGCACCTCGTCTACGGGGATTCCAATTCCACCTTGTTCAATTAATcgatcttcttcatcatcataATCAAGATATTCGTCCCCGAGttcatctcctccttgTCCTGTGCTTTGGTCAACCATTTCAGAATTACTAATGTCCGAGTACCCTCCGCTTGTCTCCGTACGCTCATTTGTGGATGTACCAAGGTGGGTCTCAGATTCGCGGTGAGTGACGTGTTTAGACGGGGTGCCGAGGAGGGCAGAGCCTCCTCCAGGAGGCTGGACAGCAGAAGACGTTACACCAGCGGTCTACACTATGTCAATCTCGTCCAAGCTCCAGCGTCAAGGGGTAACTCACCTCATCTTCTGGGAGGGTATGAGGTTCGGTCGGAGGCACGACTACTTGTTCATTGGGGGCGATACCTCTATCGGCCTCACTCAATCCTTCAGCAACAAGCGTAGAACCCGATGGGCCTGTTGCATCCACCTTCTGTCCAGCTCCAACAGTAGCGTCTTGAGCTTTGGCTGCCGCCGGGCCTGACGGAGCAGGTGCGACGCTACCGTTCGGTGCCTTGGCAGCACCCGAGCTCACGCCAACATCACCTGACGTTGGTTTGGCACTCACGTCGACCTTTGCGCTTGTGAACGGGGTCGCGCCAGCAGCGGCACTTTTACCAGCCCCTGCACTCGCGGTCGCGCTGCTAGGCTTGGTTGGTTCCTCCTCGAAGTCGTCAACCGATAAACATCCGAGCGCGAGCAAGATGCCCGCCAAACCCTTCCgctttcttttcttcttttgccCAGTCTTGGACGCTGTTGTGTTAGATGCAGAAGCCGCGTTTGACTTTGTAACTCCATTGACATTGCGGGATGCAGGGGTGTTTGCTGTTTTTGACGTAGTAGTGGGAGGTTGGGTGTTTGATGAAGCCGGTTTTGGCTCTGCTGTTTCGGTCGTTGTTTGAGGTGCCGAAGAAGCGGTGGTCGATGGAGATTTGTTTGATAGTCTACGAGACAAGTTCTCCAGGGGAGTACCCCTGGTTGTCTCTCCATCTGTAGGTTTGACGGATGTAGACGCTGTACCAGATTCAGGGAGAGTTGTTTGAGCGGTGGAAGGCTGGGCTGCAGCTGCATCTATGTTGTTGGCCATTTCTGTAGTAGACGCTGGATGCTGTGCCGCTGGAGTGGCTACAAGGGGTAGGATGGGAGGTTGCACGACGGCGGATGGTTTTTGAGTGTCGATGGTAGTCGAGGTGTTGTGGTCGACGGTAGATGCTGCGTGAGCGGGTCCGGGGATGTTTGTGTTTTGTGGACTGACGGGGGCCGTCCCGGTGGGTGGCTCTGTGCGTGTTGTGGGCATTCCTTCTGCTgcctctttctttctctcttgcgttctttcttccttcctgcGCGTTCGTTCTTCCTTCGTGGTGCAGCAATTATAACAGGAGACATCGCAGAAAGAACCGATCTCATTTATAGCGCGTGCCCAGGGAACCGGCGCTTCTTGCCATTTCCGGCAATTCCACGCATAAACAACAAATGCCACAACATCCTCCTTTCTGTCACTCCCGGTGACTTTGAACTCCGATAATGGACCGATGCATATAAAGCCAGATAGCAGCAACTACGCGATAGTCCTCCTCACGCTCGCCTTTAAAGTACATAATGACCCGAAACACAGATAATCTCAGCCAGGGCACAGAACTCACTTCTTTTAACGGCTCAAGTCGGAACGTGCCTACTGAATCCACACCGGAGGACGACTACAACGCTTGGAAAGAAGCTTCTGACGACCTCAACGTTACTCGATCTATCGTCGCCAGCGCCGAAAACGGTGGTATGTCCAAAAGTGCCTTTGATAGTCTCCGAGAAAGAGCCAGTGTGCTGCAGCAAACAGTTGACCATTACGAGACGAAGATCCCATCTTTGAAAAAGAGCTAGGCACGTTCGTACAGATAATGCATGCCATAACGGGCGGAGATATATGAAAACACCAAAAAAGAGATACCAGAAACTAATGCTTTTGCTTCTTGCGCTTCTCGATAGCCGCACGAAGCCTGATTTGCTTGTCTCGCAAAGaagccttcttcttggaAACGACCTTGTTGGAGCTATCATGCTATTAGTTCAAACGATCCAATGCCCAAATCATCAGTTGTACTCACTGCAAAGCCATCATGATAGGCTTGTTCTTGGCCTTTTCCTTGTTTGTAGAACTGCTAGGAGcggccttcttcttcttgcccttcATACTACCAAACTTCTCCCTGCCCTCTCGTCCTTTTTGGATactctccatcctctcctcccaAGTCGCCTTGGCCTTCTTCCTCGGTCCAAGAATCTCAGCTTCGGTAAGGAATCGGTCCGCTTCGTCTTCGCCAACATGTCGCTTGGAGGCTTCCAAAGCAGCAAGCTTGCGCTTGGCAGCGGAGCCACCGCCGGCAGCAGCGAGTTCCTTAGCTGCCTTGAGACGGAGTTCGTTGAGAAGGGCAAAGTCTGCGGGTGTAAGAATCTATGTCAAAGGAGGATCAATATACGTATCTAATTAGCAGAGACGTCAAATCACGCACCTTTTGTTGAGCAAGTAAGGACAGCTTCTTGGTAGTTTGAGACGCTTCGGTGGCTTCGGTAGGCGCCACAGAGACGGCATCGtccatctcttcatcctcatcactttcttcatcctcatccttgGCCTTCCCCTTACCCCTCGCcagcctcttcttctccctcttGTCCTTTTTATCCCTCTTCTTGTCTGACTCATCTTCACTGTCACTGATTTCCAaatcttctcctccactACTAACGCTCTGCCATCCATCTGAATCATTTTCGGAATCAGACTCAGCTTCCCAGCCTTCCCAcccttcatcatcatcctcgtTCACCTCCATCTCAACATCGGACTCATCACTAACTCCACCATTGGCTTCCTTACGGAGTTTGGCGTAGTGTTCCTCAAGCAGCTCCAGACCTTCGATACCCTCGGCGGCATCGGCAGAATGACCGTAGGCAAGGACTTGAGAACCAATAAGACCCATGCTGGCGGCTTTACCCTATTTAAGCTGTTAGCTAACCATCTAAATTACTTTGTAAAAACATAAGAACGCAccctttctctcctcttGAGCATACCAGGGTTCACTTCCCTAAAGAGTTGCAACAAACCTCTTGAGGCAGTCACAACTCCCTTATCCTTACTCTTCCTGTACTCGATTAAATCACCCAACAGATCTTCCTCCATACACCACGGCTGCCTTCGACAGACTTCTCTGATCGCGTTCAAACCAGCAGCGATGACTTCAGCGCCCACACCGGGGTGAACAAATTCCTGTGCGAGTTTGCGGATAACGGGAGTGAGGACATCGGGTGGGGTGAGATCGTGTACGGATTGGGCGAGGGAGACGAGGATAAGGGTGACCTGAAGCTGATGGTAGGTGAGATACTTGATAATGTAGCTGTAAAAGCCAAGGACACAGAGTTTGTGGACACCCATAACTCGGGAGAGGAGCTGCATGATGAGGATCTTGTGTTCAAGAGAATAGATTTTGTCTGAAGGGAGAGTGAGAGTAAGCCAGCTTcttgatgatgaggaggaggaaaacGCACCATGCTTGTGAAGATTGTCATACAGCTTCTCACCAAAGGTCTGAGGGTCGTGCAAAAGCTCCAGAGCGGGGAAGTTAGGAGTGGCACCCGCGCCTTCAGCTCTCTTCTTACGTTTCTACAAAAGTGATGTTAGCCATTGTGAAGATGGTGGTGAATATTATCCAACAGCTTACCTTGGAAGCTTCTTTTTTCAACTGCTTAACCtgcttctccttctttctctttcctcgCGAAACCTCCATCCTGTGCTCCATTTTCCGCACGTCTCTTCTGGCCTCTCCTacttcatcctcatcatcagaatcatcctcgtcctcatTCTCCGATCCGAGGAAGAAATGAAGAGCGGCGGATTGCACCTTGGTGTTGGGGTGAAACGCAGCAAGGGAGACGATCGATACTGTCTTGGCATCTGTCCAGACACCCTTCCTCCATAACTCCTTGACCATCATGACAGCCCACATGGCTTCACCGCCCTTCTCTCGGC of the Cryptococcus gattii WM276 chromosome H, complete sequence genome contains:
- a CDS encoding protein phosphatase, putative (Similar to TIGR gene model, INSD accession AAW45579.1) → MPTTRTEPPTGTAPVSPQNTNIPGPAHAASTVDHNTSTTIDTQKPSAVVQPPILPLVATPAAQHPASTTEMANNIDAAAAQPSTAQTTLPESGTASTSVKPTDGETTRGTPLENLSRRLSNKSPSTTASSAPQTTTETAEPKPASSNTQPPTTTSKTANTPASRNVNGVTKSNAASASNTTASKTGQKKKRKRKGLAGILLALGCLSVDDFEEEPTKPSSATASAGAGKSAAAGATPFTSAKVDVSAKPTSGDVGVSSGAAKAPNGSVAPAPSGPAAAKAQDATVGAGQKVDATGPSGSTLVAEGLSEADRGIAPNEQVVVPPTEPHTLPEDETAGVTSSAVQPPGGGSALLGTPSKHVTHRESETHLGTSTNERTETSGGYSDISNSEMVDQSTGQGGDELGDEYLDYDDEEDRLIEQGGIGIPVDENGNPAPLLPPIAPKHHGRKCLVLDLDETLLHSSFKQLPTADYIVPVEIESQVHNVYVIKRPGVDHFLTEMAKLYEIVVFTASLSKYADPVLDMLDENRVVAHRLFRESCYNHKGNYVKDLSQLGRDIQHSIIIDNSPASYIFHPNNAVPVSTWFSDPHDSELTDLCPFLADLATVDDVRGVLDGRI
- a CDS encoding uncharacterized protein (Similar to TIGR gene model, INSD accession AAW42173.1) — protein: MLRTLNSSKRILFQLHCRGIQTHAAGDTTAKLSPSSMMGQMARKEREEGNISSVFASLSGEGEKPLPPRFAELKRTIIGDEANQRRLVAGWGRLTKRLAEVAQEIEEKQQDIIPQTTYDEFINGRNGDLTTRIKNCGAVIIKEVVDQQTALKWLEDAKAYIAKNPSVKGFPENDKQVFELYWSKTQLSARSHPRSMATQRALLSLFSHSPDAPVSLHIPLTYADRFRIRHPGDAQFALGPHADGGSVERWEDETYRKVYQSCLEGKWEEYDAWTIGERALAKQSMYEGPGACGIFRAFQGWTSMSDTGPTEGTLKVYPLIRELTAYTMMRPLFREKQSRAELSREEYLSASNWQLDFETSRFPNSPIARSQEYNDQTHPHLQLDRTMVSIPRVKPGDQAWWHGDMIHAVESIHQGKGPSAVLYIPAVPLTPHNVEYIRDQKRLFMEGRPGPDFPGGVGESQFIDRGKIEDIESIEGKQAMGLEPFDVSGQLTPGERHVREQANKILGF
- a CDS encoding cell cycle-related protein, putative (Similar to TIGR gene model, INSD accession AAW45292.1), encoding MPKPKTARGILLTSNLPQLQNLIKRDPEGYKEEFLTQYNHYLSLLRLHSVASSTPSSSNDKSNELFADLITFISQVAQCYPEETKDLPIQLSSLLLGRESGTSSAVTGDLRKTAVKNLVMLRNKEIIDSIQLLQTLLPLLPTVPSILRSIIRHTILTDIKTSNAKTKNHRLNRVVQSLLFGMVESGMGAEVVGDKGRNKGKGREKGGEAMWAVMMVKELWRKGVWTDAKTVSIVSLAAFHPNTKVQSAALHFFLGSENEDEDDSDDEDEVGEARRDVRKMEHRMEVSRGKRKKEKQVKQLKKEASKKRKKRAEGAGATPNFPALELLHDPQTFGEKLYDNLHKHDKIYSLEHKILIMQLLSRVMGVHKLCVLGFYSYIIKYLTYHQLQVTLILVSLAQSVHDLTPPDVLTPVIRKLAQEFVHPGVGAEVIAAGLNAIREVCRRQPWCMEEDLLGDLIEYRKSKDKGVVTASRGLLQLFREVNPGMLKRRERGKAASMGLIGSQVLAYGHSADAAEGIEGLELLEEHYAKLRKEANGGVSDESDVEMEVNEDDDEGWEGWEAESDSENDSDGWQSVSSGGEDLEISDSEDESDKKRDKKDKREKKRLARGKGKAKDEDEESDEDEEMDDAVSVAPTEATEASQTTKKLSLLAQQKILTPADFALLNELRLKAAKELAAAGGGSAAKRKLAALEASKRHVGEDEADRFLTEAEILGPRKKAKATWEERMESIQKGREGREKFGSMKGKKKKAAPSSSTNKEKAKNKPIMMALHSNKVVSKKKASLRDKQIRLRAAIEKRKKQKH